The window ACAATCGTCCTCATCTTGGCCGTTCGATCACCACATCATAGCCCCTGAGCATGCTCTTGAATGAGGCATCTTCAGCCTTGCGCACGGCAGCGAAACGCCAGTCATTTTCAACCGACTGACGGACGTCCTCCAGTCGCGGAGGTGGTGCCTTTTTCAGGCGCTCGATCTTGACGAAATGCAGGCCGAAACCAGAGACAATAGGACCGGTCCACCGTCCAACGGGTGCATTGGACACGGAGTCCGCAAAATCATCCCCGAACTCGGCCGCCAGATCGGATGGACTGGCATCGTCGAAGCGATCGGGCATGGCACTTGTCACTGTCGGCAAGGCCGGCGCCAAGCCCGGCTTCGCAGCCGCGATCGCCGCTTTGGCCGCGGCCCTCAGCGCGGGCGTATCGGCCCCGATATAGCGCTGCTGCAAGGTAAAGCGTGGCGGCGCGGCATAGCGCGCGGGATTCTTGTCGAGCAGCGCCTGCAACTCGGCGTCGCTGGGCTGTGCCGCCTCTGCGTCCGCCCCGGAGAGCGCCAGCATCTTGTTGCGCATGCGCTTCTTGACCACCTCGTCATCACGATCAAGCCCGAGGCGCAGCGCTTCGCGGTAATAGACCTCGCTGCGGATATAGTCCTGAACCAGGCCGTCTATCTCTTCGGGCGTCGGCGGCCGGTGGAAGGACTGGACGTAGCGGTTGAAGATACTCTCCAACACCGGTTCATCGACCACGATCCGCCGCTCTGTTGCATTGGGCGGGCGTCCGGACAGCACAAGGAAGACAAGCGCGCCAGCCACCAGGAAATGGACCAGCGGCTCCCGCAGGACGGCAACCGCCAGGTCGCGACTGGACGGCATTGAAACTCCTTATGCCTTGGTCGGCGTATACCAGATGGGCGACGTATAGGCGCGTTCCTGCTGCTTCACGCGCACCTCTGGCGGCAGCTTGAGCTTGTAGCGCACGGCATCGAACGCGGGCCAGCTGGGCGTCGGGATCTCCAGCACACGCACATAGTAAAAGGCCCTGACGGACGGATCGAACTCGGGATCGGTCCAGACCTT of the Aquisediminimonas profunda genome contains:
- a CDS encoding peptidyl-prolyl cis-trans isomerase, giving the protein MPSSRDLAVAVLREPLVHFLVAGALVFLVLSGRPPNATERRIVVDEPVLESIFNRYVQSFHRPPTPEEIDGLVQDYIRSEVYYREALRLGLDRDDEVVKKRMRNKMLALSGADAEAAQPSDAELQALLDKNPARYAAPPRFTLQQRYIGADTPALRAAAKAAIAAAKPGLAPALPTVTSAMPDRFDDASPSDLAAEFGDDFADSVSNAPVGRWTGPIVSGFGLHFVKIERLKKAPPPRLEDVRQSVENDWRFAAVRKAEDASFKSMLRGYDVVIERPR